Proteins encoded within one genomic window of Brachybacterium muris:
- a CDS encoding slipin family protein, whose translation MIIAIVVVALLIVLLIASLKVVREYERLVVFRLGRLRGPLGPGLVIMLPFLDRSVRVDQRVVTLTIPPQEVITRDNVTARVNAVVMFKVADPVRSVMAVENHAVATSQFAQTTLRSVVGRADLDTLLAHRADLNEDLYQSIAQQAVPWGVDVVVVEIKDVEIPEMMQRAMARQAEAERERRAKVISAHGELEASEELRDAAKTLSEAPASLQLRYLQTLLELGADQNSTVVFPLPMDIVGPLMGALNQFAPGGENRQETGTPRSSSETHGLAVVDDRAEGRSR comes from the coding sequence ATGATCATCGCGATCGTGGTGGTCGCACTGCTGATCGTGCTGCTCATCGCCTCGTTGAAGGTGGTGCGCGAGTACGAGCGGCTGGTGGTGTTCCGCCTGGGCCGGCTGCGCGGGCCGCTGGGGCCGGGCCTGGTGATCATGCTGCCGTTCCTGGATCGCTCGGTGCGGGTGGATCAGCGCGTGGTCACCCTGACCATCCCCCCGCAGGAGGTCATCACCCGCGACAACGTCACCGCCCGCGTCAACGCCGTGGTGATGTTCAAGGTGGCCGACCCGGTGCGCTCGGTGATGGCGGTGGAGAACCATGCGGTGGCCACCTCCCAGTTCGCCCAGACCACCCTGCGCTCCGTGGTGGGTCGCGCGGACCTGGACACCCTGCTCGCTCACCGGGCCGACCTGAACGAGGACCTCTACCAGTCGATCGCCCAGCAGGCCGTGCCCTGGGGAGTGGACGTGGTGGTCGTCGAGATCAAGGACGTGGAGATCCCCGAGATGATGCAGCGGGCGATGGCCCGCCAGGCGGAGGCCGAGCGTGAGCGCCGCGCCAAGGTGATCAGCGCCCACGGTGAGCTCGAGGCGTCCGAGGAGCTGCGCGATGCGGCCAAGACCCTCAGCGAGGCACCGGCGTCGCTGCAGCTGCGCTATCTGCAGACCCTGCTGGAGCTGGGTGCGGACCAGAACTCCACGGTGGTGTTCCCGCTGCCCATGGACATCGTCGGCCCCCTGATGGGCGCGCTGAACCAGTTCGCGCCCGGTGGCGAGAACCGCCAGGAGACCGGCACCCCCCGCAGTTCCTCTGAGACGCACGGACTGGCCGTCGTCGACGACCGCGCAGAAGGGCGATCACGATGA
- a CDS encoding alanine/glycine:cation symporter family protein, producing MSFADMISATNGVIWSIPLVALCLLAGLYFSIRTGFVQLRGLPDMIKQLIGGEKSVDGTSSFQSLMMSLANRVGMGNIGGVATAIAFGGPGAVFWMWTVAFLGASTSFIESTLGQIYKEKDPDTGEYRGGPAYYFEKAYRHKAPGLSLAFGVLFAITTIFAMSFFLPGVQANGLSSAMNSAWGVPTWATAIGMVILLAFIVIGGVKRIAMFAAYVVPPMAILYILAALLVFFVNFDQIPHVFGEIFSGAFGMHAIYGAIIGLAIKWGVQRGIYSNEAGQGTGPHHAAAAEVSHPAKQGFVQAFSVYIDTLFVCTATAFIIISTDMYTVFQDETFPAEGDPLYVGELGQDVEPGPGFVQAGFDTFAPGLGASFVAIALAFFAFTTIVAYYYMAEVNVVYLARRLRNPLLRRAIIRFLQGLVLISVAYGAVTSAGSAWGLGDIGVGSMAWLNIVGILVVQVPALKALKDYYQQKKQGIDPQFDPRALGIHGAEFWEHRADGLALQGRTGADVKEQAADQAARPDGYGPAGGPGSHSA from the coding sequence ATGAGTTTCGCCGACATGATCAGTGCCACCAATGGGGTGATCTGGTCGATCCCCCTGGTCGCCCTGTGTCTCCTCGCCGGCCTGTACTTCTCGATCCGCACCGGGTTCGTGCAGCTGCGCGGCCTTCCCGACATGATCAAGCAGCTCATCGGCGGTGAGAAGTCCGTCGACGGCACCTCCTCGTTCCAGTCGCTGATGATGTCGCTCGCCAACCGCGTGGGCATGGGCAACATCGGTGGTGTGGCCACCGCGATCGCCTTCGGCGGCCCCGGCGCCGTGTTCTGGATGTGGACCGTGGCCTTCCTCGGCGCGTCCACGTCGTTCATCGAGTCCACCCTGGGACAGATCTACAAGGAGAAGGACCCGGACACCGGTGAGTACCGCGGTGGCCCGGCCTACTACTTCGAGAAGGCCTACCGACACAAGGCACCCGGTCTCTCCCTCGCCTTCGGCGTCCTGTTCGCCATCACCACGATCTTCGCCATGAGCTTCTTCCTGCCCGGCGTGCAGGCCAACGGCCTCTCCTCCGCGATGAACAGCGCCTGGGGCGTCCCCACCTGGGCCACCGCCATCGGCATGGTCATCCTGCTGGCCTTCATCGTGATCGGCGGCGTCAAGCGCATCGCCATGTTCGCCGCCTACGTGGTCCCGCCGATGGCGATCCTCTACATCCTCGCGGCGCTGCTGGTGTTCTTCGTGAACTTCGACCAGATCCCCCACGTGTTCGGAGAGATCTTCTCCGGCGCCTTCGGCATGCACGCCATCTACGGCGCGATCATCGGCCTGGCCATCAAGTGGGGCGTGCAGCGCGGCATCTACTCCAACGAGGCCGGTCAGGGCACCGGCCCGCACCACGCTGCCGCCGCCGAGGTATCCCACCCGGCCAAGCAGGGCTTCGTGCAGGCCTTCTCCGTGTACATCGACACCCTGTTCGTGTGCACCGCCACCGCGTTCATCATCATCTCCACCGACATGTACACGGTGTTCCAGGACGAGACCTTCCCGGCCGAGGGCGACCCGCTGTACGTGGGTGAGCTCGGCCAGGACGTCGAGCCCGGCCCCGGCTTCGTCCAGGCAGGATTCGACACCTTCGCCCCCGGCCTGGGTGCCAGCTTCGTGGCGATCGCGCTGGCGTTTTTCGCCTTCACCACGATCGTCGCGTACTACTACATGGCCGAGGTCAACGTGGTGTACCTCGCCCGCCGCCTCCGGAACCCCCTGCTGCGCCGCGCGATCATCCGCTTCCTGCAGGGCCTGGTCCTCATCTCCGTCGCCTACGGCGCCGTGACCTCCGCCGGCTCCGCCTGGGGCCTGGGCGATATCGGTGTGGGCTCGATGGCCTGGCTGAACATCGTGGGCATCCTGGTGGTCCAGGTCCCCGCGCTGAAGGCACTGAAGGACTACTACCAGCAGAAGAAGCAGGGGATCGACCCGCAGTTCGATCCCCGCGCGCTGGGCATCCACGGCGCCGAGTTCTGGGAGCACCGGGCCGATGGCCTCGCCCTCCAGGGCCGCACCGGGGCCGACGTGAAGGAGCAGGCCGCCGATCAGGCCGCCCGCCCCGACGGCTACGGCCCTGCGGGCGGACCGGGCTCGCACAGCGCCTGA
- a CDS encoding ATP-binding protein: MSVIDNDTKRKLREMGATALLDAIDAQDEAHVLGMSFQERLQLIVDEAHSIFNHGKVEGLIRRAGLRYPGADLRRLDLVEERGLNRNVIAQLATCSFIQRQQNVVFQGFTGSGKSYLGCALAKQACQHRLRAHYIRMPDLEEAWALAKDKPQGQTKFLRKYSTFSLLVIDEWLLDHPDEGMRSMLLELLERRYDTGSTVFCTQYPKKDWHARLGGAVHADAIMDRIVHNTIWIDTGDRNMREHTALPQ; this comes from the coding sequence GTGAGCGTGATCGATAACGACACGAAGCGGAAGCTGCGCGAGATGGGCGCGACCGCGCTGCTGGACGCGATCGATGCCCAGGATGAGGCTCACGTGCTGGGGATGTCGTTCCAGGAACGGCTCCAGCTGATCGTGGACGAGGCGCATTCCATCTTCAATCATGGAAAGGTCGAGGGTCTGATCCGCCGGGCGGGGCTGCGTTATCCCGGAGCGGACCTGCGGCGGCTGGATCTGGTCGAGGAACGGGGACTGAACCGGAACGTGATCGCGCAACTGGCAACCTGCTCCTTCATCCAGCGGCAACAGAACGTGGTCTTCCAGGGCTTCACCGGCTCAGGGAAGTCCTACCTCGGCTGCGCGCTGGCGAAGCAGGCCTGCCAGCACCGGCTCCGAGCCCACTACATCCGAATGCCCGACCTCGAAGAGGCCTGGGCCCTGGCAAAGGACAAGCCGCAGGGCCAGACGAAGTTCCTGCGGAAGTACTCCACGTTCTCGCTGCTGGTGATCGACGAGTGGCTGCTGGACCATCCTGACGAGGGAATGCGTTCGATGCTGCTGGAACTGCTCGAGCGCCGCTATGACACCGGCTCGACCGTGTTCTGCACCCAGTACCCGAAGAAGGACTGGCACGCCCGGCTCGGTGGAGCAGTCCACGCCGATGCGATCATGGACCGCATCGTGCACAACACAATCTGGATCGACACCGGCGACAGGAACATGCGAGAACACACCGCACTGCCCCAGTGA
- a CDS encoding nitric-oxide reductase large subunit produces MSVIEKSDQKRTGSEIAISKGWVQGVALVLVFGFFVMGVLAYRTYTHSMPLPQQVVSEDGEVIYTQEQITSGQNIFLSRGIQQYGSIVGHGAYLGPDYTAEYLRLSTEHIREQLEAQGVQEPAAATSEMQRTNRYDEETGTLVLTDEQISAFEELKGYYGDFFGDPTTANGLIPNAITDEQEIHDLTAFYAWTAWASAAERPGLDYSYTNNWPAEPRVDNHPTADILVWSAISLVALLGGLGILFAIFGRWSNKLGWKGNDTTALKFLQPGEVGITKAQKSTAWFFLVVSLLFLIQATVGASVEHYRVELQGFFGFDLAQIFPFNLARTWHVQLSLLWTAASFLAAAIFLAPIIAGREPKGQHLLSYGLLGAVALVVVGMFGGTAISIYGPEWAKDSPFFSQQWEYLDLPRVFQVLLVIGLFLWFIIIFRAIRSRLRTESKFNMPWLFAYAALAIPAFYAVGLLATNETHLTVAEFWRFWVVHLWVEDFLELFTTVMVAYLFVMLGVVRRKIAIQIILLDVILYSAGGVIGTMHHLYFSGTPVEHMALGAVFSALEVIPLTFLTVEAWTFLQLGARQESRSSAPFPHRWAVMFLVAVGFWNFLGAGVFGFLVNLPIVSYYQIGTSLTANHAHGSMMGVYGMMAVGLALFALRYIIKPDKWPEKLAKISFWSLNIGLAWMMFATLLPLGVLQLWASVNQGYFEARTLGYLSNPGNVALEWMRMPGDVLFLIGGILPFVYIAWLGEYSPRWGPLIEGSGATSLP; encoded by the coding sequence ATGAGTGTGATAGAGAAAAGTGATCAGAAGCGCACCGGTTCGGAAATTGCCATCTCCAAGGGCTGGGTGCAGGGCGTCGCACTCGTGCTGGTGTTCGGGTTCTTCGTGATGGGCGTCCTCGCCTACCGCACCTACACGCACTCCATGCCCCTGCCCCAGCAGGTGGTCAGCGAGGACGGCGAGGTGATCTACACCCAGGAGCAGATCACCAGCGGACAGAACATCTTCCTGTCCCGCGGCATCCAGCAGTACGGCTCGATCGTGGGCCACGGCGCCTACCTGGGCCCGGACTACACCGCCGAGTACCTGCGGCTCAGCACCGAGCACATCCGCGAGCAGCTCGAGGCGCAGGGCGTGCAGGAGCCGGCGGCCGCCACCTCCGAGATGCAGCGCACCAACCGGTACGACGAGGAGACCGGGACCCTGGTGCTCACCGACGAGCAGATCAGCGCCTTCGAGGAGCTGAAGGGCTACTACGGGGACTTCTTCGGCGACCCCACCACTGCGAACGGCCTGATCCCCAACGCCATCACCGATGAGCAGGAGATCCACGACCTCACCGCCTTCTACGCCTGGACCGCGTGGGCCAGCGCCGCCGAGCGCCCGGGCCTGGACTACTCGTACACCAACAACTGGCCGGCCGAGCCGCGCGTGGACAACCACCCCACCGCCGACATCCTGGTGTGGTCCGCGATCTCCCTGGTGGCCCTGCTGGGCGGGCTGGGCATCCTGTTCGCGATCTTCGGCCGCTGGAGCAACAAGCTGGGCTGGAAGGGCAACGACACCACGGCCCTGAAGTTCCTCCAGCCCGGCGAGGTGGGCATCACCAAGGCCCAGAAGTCCACCGCCTGGTTCTTCCTGGTCGTCTCCCTGCTGTTCCTGATCCAGGCCACCGTGGGCGCGTCCGTGGAGCACTACCGGGTCGAACTGCAGGGCTTCTTCGGCTTCGACCTGGCCCAGATCTTCCCGTTCAACCTGGCCCGCACCTGGCACGTGCAGCTGTCGCTGCTGTGGACGGCCGCGTCGTTCCTGGCAGCCGCGATCTTCCTGGCGCCGATCATCGCCGGACGAGAACCCAAGGGGCAGCACCTGCTGTCCTACGGCCTGCTCGGCGCGGTCGCCCTGGTGGTCGTGGGCATGTTCGGCGGCACCGCGATCAGCATCTACGGCCCCGAATGGGCGAAGGACTCCCCGTTCTTCTCCCAGCAGTGGGAGTACCTCGACCTGCCGCGCGTGTTCCAGGTGCTGCTGGTGATCGGCCTGTTCCTGTGGTTCATCATCATCTTCCGGGCGATCCGCTCGCGGCTGCGCACCGAGTCGAAGTTCAACATGCCCTGGCTGTTCGCCTACGCGGCCCTGGCCATCCCCGCCTTCTACGCGGTGGGCCTGCTGGCCACCAACGAGACCCACCTGACCGTCGCGGAGTTCTGGCGCTTCTGGGTGGTGCACCTGTGGGTGGAGGACTTCCTGGAGCTGTTCACCACCGTGATGGTGGCCTACCTGTTCGTGATGCTCGGCGTGGTGCGCCGCAAGATCGCCATCCAGATCATCCTGCTGGACGTGATCCTGTACTCCGCCGGCGGCGTGATCGGCACCATGCACCACCTGTACTTCTCCGGCACCCCGGTGGAGCACATGGCCCTCGGTGCGGTGTTCTCCGCCCTGGAGGTCATCCCGCTGACGTTCCTGACCGTCGAGGCGTGGACGTTCCTCCAGCTCGGGGCACGCCAGGAGTCCCGGTCCAGCGCCCCGTTCCCGCACCGCTGGGCGGTCATGTTCCTGGTGGCCGTGGGCTTCTGGAACTTCCTGGGCGCCGGTGTGTTCGGCTTCCTGGTGAACCTGCCGATCGTCTCCTACTACCAGATCGGCACCTCCCTGACCGCGAACCATGCGCACGGCTCGATGATGGGCGTGTACGGAATGATGGCCGTGGGCCTGGCACTGTTCGCCCTGCGCTACATCATCAAGCCCGATAAGTGGCCCGAGAAGCTCGCCAAGATCTCCTTCTGGTCGCTCAACATCGGCCTGGCCTGGATGATGTTCGCGACGCTGCTGCCGCTGGGCGTGCTGCAGCTGTGGGCGTCGGTCAACCAGGGCTACTTCGAGGCCCGCACCCTGGGCTACCTCTCCAACCCCGGCAACGTGGCGCTGGAGTGGATGCGGATGCCCGGTGACGTGCTGTTCCTGATCGGCGGGATCCTGCCCTTCGTGTACATCGCCTGGCTGGGTGAATATTCGCCTCGCTGGGGTCCGCTGATCGAGGGTTCGGGTGCCACGTCGCTGCCGTAG
- a CDS encoding IS110 family transposase, which produces MYVGWDWGNTTHAVAVIDDQGQVIDRWPCPHTEDGIRATLARLASHGPPARLPVAIETTRGLVIDRLLTAGHPVVPVHPNAFNAVRPRWGAARAKDDPGDAFKLADYLRTDGHRLRTLRPTEQATLELQALVRAREDQVTARVAATNQLAALLAEHWPGAGVVFARLDSDIALAFCDRFPTPASAKHLAPARMRDWLARQHYSGRVDPAALVARLRGAPAPASRLGEETITALVRTQVQVIRALRTAIDDLEAQIETALAAHSWAALIQPLPRVGIVNLAQIIGEIGPLLEHASNADQLAAEAGVVPVTRASGKSHAVVFRYATNRRARQALVRWADNSRHASPWAKNIYETARAQGKRHAHAVRILARAWLRIIYACWRDGTCYDPATHQAHRTDRTHKTTALAA; this is translated from the coding sequence ATGTATGTCGGATGGGACTGGGGCAATACCACCCATGCTGTCGCTGTGATCGATGACCAGGGCCAGGTGATCGACCGCTGGCCCTGCCCCCACACCGAGGACGGGATTCGAGCCACCCTGGCCCGCCTGGCCAGCCACGGCCCTCCGGCTAGGCTGCCGGTCGCGATCGAGACCACCCGCGGGCTGGTGATCGACCGTCTCCTGACCGCCGGGCATCCCGTGGTCCCGGTCCATCCCAACGCGTTCAACGCCGTCCGTCCCCGCTGGGGCGCTGCCCGCGCCAAGGACGACCCCGGCGACGCGTTCAAGCTCGCCGACTACCTCCGCACCGACGGGCACCGCCTGCGGACCCTGCGCCCGACCGAGCAGGCGACCCTCGAGCTGCAAGCGCTGGTCCGGGCCCGCGAGGACCAGGTCACCGCCCGCGTGGCCGCGACCAACCAGCTCGCCGCCCTGCTGGCCGAGCACTGGCCCGGCGCCGGGGTGGTGTTCGCCCGCCTGGACTCCGATATCGCCCTGGCCTTCTGCGACAGGTTCCCCACCCCAGCCTCGGCCAAGCACCTGGCCCCGGCCAGAATGCGGGACTGGCTCGCCCGGCAGCACTACTCCGGCCGCGTCGACCCCGCTGCCCTGGTGGCCAGGCTTCGTGGGGCCCCCGCGCCTGCCTCGCGGCTCGGTGAGGAGACGATCACCGCGCTGGTTCGCACACAGGTCCAGGTCATCCGGGCCCTCAGAACAGCGATCGATGACCTTGAAGCCCAGATCGAGACGGCTCTGGCCGCCCATTCCTGGGCAGCGTTGATCCAGCCCCTGCCCCGGGTGGGGATCGTCAACCTCGCCCAGATCATCGGGGAGATCGGACCGTTGCTCGAACACGCCTCCAACGCTGACCAGCTCGCCGCCGAGGCAGGCGTCGTGCCCGTCACCCGCGCCTCGGGTAAATCCCACGCGGTCGTGTTCCGCTACGCCACCAACCGGCGGGCCCGCCAAGCCCTGGTCCGCTGGGCAGACAACTCCCGCCACGCCTCGCCCTGGGCGAAGAACATTTACGAGACCGCACGCGCCCAGGGCAAACGCCATGCCCATGCCGTGCGGATCCTGGCCCGGGCCTGGCTGCGGATCATCTACGCCTGCTGGCGCGACGGCACCTGCTACGACCCCGCCACCCACCAAGCCCACAGAACCGACAGAACACACAAAACCACCGCTCTCGCGGCCTAG
- the istA gene encoding IS21 family transposase: protein MVRKIRAKLVLQLRAEGLSGRAISSSQGMSRKSVRAVFEAADAAGIGWGDIADVADEQVYARLFPGRGEHESVFAQPDWEQVHREMARVGVTLKLLHGEYFDATTAAGDPAMGYDRFCRTYQHHVMVTGAASRVGHKAGQSVEVDWSGPTMELADPVTGEVSKVFLFVACLPFSRYAFCFPALDMRQESWLRAHVAMFEALGGTVPRIVPDNLKTGVVKHPREGEIVLNDAYREMAAHYSAAVLPGRVRKPKDKASVENTVAHVATWVIAGLRDQRFTSLPELAAAIGQRMEAYNAEPFQKRPGSRASVFDAEERPLLTPLPAVPYEISTWHYGRRVGRNGHVTFARNFYSAPFAHIGAKVDLRITARTLEIYQGSQRLTSHLLLPETASNEYRTNDADLPAGERFQAWDAQRVRAWADRVGPATVIVIQRIFESVPIVEQGLDPALAVLRLSRRFSVDRVEAACALALTGRVRSPRYAHLHPILATGQDKVAALRPPREEPAEDGGYVRGADYYAGGVR from the coding sequence ATGGTACGGAAGATCAGGGCGAAGCTGGTGCTCCAGCTGCGCGCAGAAGGTCTGTCGGGGCGAGCGATTTCGTCCTCGCAGGGCATGTCCCGCAAGTCCGTGAGGGCGGTGTTCGAGGCCGCTGACGCTGCAGGGATCGGGTGGGGCGATATCGCGGACGTCGCCGATGAGCAGGTGTATGCCCGGTTGTTCCCGGGCCGGGGCGAGCACGAGAGCGTGTTCGCACAGCCGGACTGGGAACAGGTCCATCGAGAGATGGCCAGGGTCGGCGTGACGCTGAAGCTGTTGCACGGCGAGTACTTCGACGCGACCACGGCGGCTGGGGATCCGGCGATGGGGTATGACCGGTTTTGCCGCACCTACCAGCACCACGTCATGGTCACCGGTGCCGCTTCGAGAGTCGGTCACAAGGCCGGCCAGAGCGTGGAGGTCGACTGGTCCGGCCCCACGATGGAGCTGGCCGATCCGGTCACCGGCGAGGTCTCGAAGGTGTTCTTGTTCGTTGCCTGCCTGCCTTTTTCTCGTTACGCGTTCTGCTTCCCGGCGCTGGATATGCGCCAGGAGTCCTGGCTGCGAGCGCACGTAGCGATGTTCGAGGCGCTGGGCGGGACGGTCCCGAGGATCGTTCCGGACAACCTCAAGACCGGTGTGGTGAAGCACCCCCGCGAGGGCGAGATCGTCCTGAACGATGCGTATCGCGAGATGGCAGCGCATTACTCGGCGGCGGTGCTCCCGGGGAGGGTGCGGAAACCGAAAGACAAGGCGAGCGTGGAGAACACCGTCGCGCACGTCGCGACCTGGGTCATCGCCGGGCTGCGGGATCAGCGATTCACGTCCCTGCCCGAACTTGCAGCCGCCATCGGGCAGCGGATGGAGGCCTATAACGCGGAGCCGTTCCAGAAGCGGCCCGGATCCCGCGCCAGCGTGTTCGACGCGGAGGAGCGGCCGCTGCTGACGCCGCTGCCGGCGGTGCCCTACGAGATCTCGACATGGCACTACGGACGACGAGTGGGCAGGAACGGGCACGTCACGTTCGCGCGGAACTTCTACTCCGCGCCGTTCGCGCACATCGGCGCGAAGGTCGATCTGCGCATCACGGCCCGGACGCTGGAGATCTATCAGGGCAGCCAGCGACTGACCAGTCACCTGCTGCTCCCGGAGACCGCGAGCAATGAGTACCGCACCAACGACGCGGACCTACCTGCGGGCGAGCGTTTCCAGGCCTGGGACGCGCAGAGGGTGCGGGCGTGGGCAGATCGGGTCGGGCCGGCCACGGTGATCGTGATCCAGCGGATCTTCGAGTCCGTGCCGATCGTGGAACAGGGCCTGGATCCCGCGTTGGCGGTGCTACGGCTCTCTCGCCGCTTCTCCGTAGATCGGGTCGAGGCGGCCTGCGCACTCGCGCTGACGGGACGGGTCCGTTCACCGCGCTATGCGCATCTGCACCCGATCTTGGCCACCGGGCAGGACAAGGTCGCCGCCCTGCGTCCACCCCGCGAGGAACCCGCGGAAGACGGCGGATACGTCCGTGGCGCCGACTACTACGCCGGAGGTGTCCGGTGA
- a CDS encoding aldo/keto reductase family protein, giving the protein MEHRHLGRSGLKISEIIYGNWLTHASQVEDERATACVRAALDAGISTFDTADTYANTAAEVVLGEALKGERRESLEIFTKVYFPTGPKGHNDTGLSRKHIRESIDGSLRRLQTDYVDLYQAHRYDYATPLEETMQAFAEVVHAGKALYIGVSEWNADQIRAGHQLARDLGIQLVSNQPQYSMLWRVIEERVVPTSQELGVSQIVWSPVAQGILTGKYQPGAEPPEGSRARDEKGGADMIKRFLNDPTLEAVQGLRPIAEELDLTMAQLAVAWVLTNDNVAGAIIGASRPEQVTENVKAAGVRLEADVMARIDEVLGDLPETDPAKTVSPAQRLA; this is encoded by the coding sequence ATGGAACACCGACACCTCGGCCGCAGCGGCCTCAAGATCAGCGAGATCATCTACGGCAACTGGCTCACGCACGCCTCCCAGGTGGAGGACGAGCGCGCCACCGCCTGCGTGCGGGCCGCTCTCGACGCCGGTATCAGCACCTTCGACACCGCCGACACCTACGCCAACACCGCCGCGGAGGTGGTGCTCGGTGAGGCCCTGAAGGGCGAGCGTCGCGAGTCGCTGGAGATCTTCACCAAGGTGTACTTCCCCACCGGCCCCAAGGGCCACAACGACACCGGCCTGTCCCGCAAGCACATCCGCGAATCGATCGACGGCTCCCTGCGCCGCCTGCAGACCGACTACGTGGATCTCTACCAGGCGCACCGCTACGACTACGCGACCCCGCTGGAGGAGACCATGCAGGCCTTCGCCGAGGTGGTCCACGCCGGCAAGGCCCTGTACATCGGCGTCTCCGAATGGAACGCCGACCAGATCCGCGCCGGCCACCAGCTGGCCCGCGATCTGGGCATCCAGCTGGTCTCCAACCAGCCCCAGTACTCCATGCTGTGGCGCGTGATCGAGGAGCGCGTGGTGCCCACCTCGCAGGAGCTGGGCGTCTCCCAGATCGTGTGGTCGCCCGTCGCCCAGGGCATCCTCACCGGTAAGTACCAGCCCGGTGCCGAACCGCCGGAGGGCTCCCGCGCCCGGGACGAGAAGGGCGGCGCCGACATGATCAAGCGCTTCCTGAACGACCCCACTCTCGAGGCGGTCCAGGGCCTGCGCCCCATCGCCGAGGAGCTGGACCTCACCATGGCTCAGCTCGCCGTGGCCTGGGTGCTCACCAACGACAACGTGGCCGGCGCCATCATCGGCGCTTCCCGCCCCGAGCAGGTCACGGAGAACGTGAAGGCCGCCGGGGTGCGCCTCGAGGCCGACGTCATGGCCCGCATCGACGAGGTCCTTGGCGACCTGCCCGAGACGGATCCGGCCAAGACCGTCTCGCCCGCACAGCGCTTGGCCTGA